Proteins from a genomic interval of Paenibacillus sp. FSL H8-0048:
- a CDS encoding 5-formyltetrahydrofolate cyclo-ligase gives MQDSSTQLAGRKRELRSGNTALRDTLPMEQRELLSARVCAHAWSWFSQEGAASLLAYAPFRSELDCRPLLAAAWAEGHEVLLPRVNRESGDLSLHHISSWDELVPGTYGIMEPPAGSAALAGTIAQAGRGTGWPEVIFVPGLAFDRRGGRLGYGRGYYDRLHTALEAGVPGTAVKPMWIGLAYGLQLVPEVPLEEHDALMDLLITENGIWDCRKERATWN, from the coding sequence ATGCAGGACAGCAGCACGCAGCTTGCCGGGCGGAAGCGTGAGCTTCGCTCCGGGAATACCGCGCTCCGCGATACCTTGCCCATGGAGCAGCGGGAGCTGTTATCCGCCCGGGTATGCGCTCATGCCTGGAGCTGGTTCTCGCAGGAAGGCGCAGCTTCACTGCTTGCGTATGCGCCGTTTCGCTCCGAGCTGGACTGCCGCCCGCTTCTGGCGGCGGCGTGGGCGGAAGGGCACGAGGTGCTGCTTCCCCGCGTCAACCGGGAGAGCGGGGACTTAAGCCTTCACCATATAAGCTCCTGGGATGAGCTTGTCCCTGGAACCTACGGGATCATGGAGCCGCCGGCCGGTAGTGCTGCTCTTGCCGGAACGATCGCGCAAGCAGGACGGGGAACCGGCTGGCCGGAGGTCATCTTCGTACCCGGGCTGGCCTTTGACCGGCGGGGCGGGCGCCTCGGCTACGGACGCGGATATTATGACCGCTTGCACACCGCCTTGGAGGCCGGAGTCCCCGGCACGGCTGTCAAGCCTATGTGGATTGGTCTGGCCTACGGCCTCCAGCTGGTACCCGAAGTACCGCTTGAAGAGCATGATGCACTAATGGATCTGCTGATTACGGAGAACGGCATCTGGGATTGCCGGAAGGAGAGAGCTACATGGAATTAA
- a CDS encoding clostripain-related cysteine peptidase: MMTKIRGFIIFLIFLLAATPSSAAAVAQSSSYAEALNRLGLFSGTENGYELSRVPTRAEALVMMLRLWGKEKEVLKSTYQSPFTDTGWESRYVSYAYTKGVVNGIDEFRFGGNLAVSLNQYCSMVLRVLRYSETKGDFTYGTAVSFASIVLGIDLTKEREFNRGTLAKISSYVLNTRPKDQLATLGQTLSAANIFTTQALNEARSLWEQDKKLNGTTILIYAVGSDLESQQGRLTDDLEEILRGQPSQHTKILLQTGGTLNYHNKYMTDGASERFEVSHGQLLKHDSHIQTAASDPKTLKDFLVWGKTVAPSERYILILWDHGYGTMGGFGADELNERKTMKVSELSNAIDSSDMYFDLIVFDACLMGTVETAYALRNQGKYLIASEDSTPAAGLYYTTWIGALERNPQISTERIGRLILESFTLHSGIEAEMQTTLSMLKLSQAESLVKAIEHAEFDLSLTDLANRSELLGKNDGIFDQYDLIELMGQSSEVTAAAQALAFEVRNSAGYNHRGGVAVYVPNKKIELAHQMKEELKAMGLSSKYIETIF, translated from the coding sequence ATGATGACAAAAATCCGAGGTTTTATCATTTTTTTAATCTTTCTTCTTGCAGCAACTCCATCATCAGCAGCCGCAGTGGCACAAAGCTCCAGCTATGCAGAAGCGCTTAACCGCCTGGGATTGTTCAGTGGAACGGAGAATGGATATGAGCTGTCGCGGGTGCCTACCAGAGCAGAAGCCCTTGTAATGATGCTGCGTCTGTGGGGGAAGGAGAAAGAGGTCCTGAAAAGCACCTACCAAAGCCCATTTACGGATACAGGGTGGGAAAGCCGCTACGTGTCGTATGCCTATACCAAGGGTGTAGTTAATGGAATCGATGAATTTCGTTTTGGCGGTAACCTGGCCGTCTCGCTTAACCAATATTGTTCAATGGTTTTAAGGGTGCTCAGATATTCAGAAACAAAGGGCGATTTCACCTATGGAACCGCGGTTTCTTTCGCCTCAATAGTTCTGGGGATAGACCTTACCAAAGAACGCGAATTCAATCGGGGAACGCTTGCGAAAATAAGCAGTTATGTTCTAAACACAAGACCCAAAGACCAGCTTGCAACGCTGGGTCAAACCCTTAGTGCAGCAAATATTTTCACCACGCAAGCTTTAAACGAGGCGAGGTCACTTTGGGAGCAGGATAAAAAGTTGAATGGAACGACGATTTTAATCTATGCAGTGGGTTCTGACCTTGAATCACAGCAAGGCCGGTTAACCGATGACCTGGAAGAAATTTTGCGCGGTCAGCCAAGCCAACATACGAAAATCCTGCTGCAAACAGGCGGAACGCTCAACTATCACAACAAATACATGACCGATGGAGCATCCGAACGCTTTGAAGTTAGCCATGGACAGCTGCTAAAGCACGACAGCCACATCCAAACCGCCGCATCAGACCCTAAAACACTAAAGGATTTTCTTGTATGGGGCAAAACCGTTGCACCAAGTGAGCGTTATATCCTGATTCTATGGGACCATGGGTATGGAACAATGGGCGGATTTGGTGCAGATGAGTTAAACGAACGAAAAACGATGAAGGTTTCGGAGCTATCCAACGCGATCGATTCATCAGATATGTATTTCGACTTAATCGTCTTTGATGCCTGTCTTATGGGTACAGTTGAAACTGCCTATGCACTTAGAAATCAGGGCAAATATCTCATAGCTTCTGAAGATTCAACCCCCGCAGCAGGCTTGTATTATACCACATGGATAGGTGCGCTAGAGCGAAACCCGCAGATCAGCACTGAAAGGATAGGGCGTTTAATTTTAGAGTCCTTTACCCTTCATTCGGGGATTGAAGCTGAGATGCAAACCACCCTATCAATGCTGAAGCTGTCTCAGGCGGAATCTCTGGTTAAGGCCATAGAACATGCAGAATTTGATCTCTCCCTAACAGACCTTGCCAACCGCTCAGAGCTATTAGGCAAAAACGACGGGATATTCGACCAATATGATCTGATAGAGCTTATGGGCCAATCCTCAGAAGTCACTGCCGCCGCCCAAGCACTTGCCTTCGAAGTAAGAAATTCAGCAGGCTATAACCATCGGGGCGGCGTAGCTGTATATGTCCCTAACAAAAAAATTGAACTCGCACATCAAATGAAAGAAGAGCTGAAAGCTATGGGTCTTAGCTCAAAATATATAGAAACTATTTTCTAA
- the groES gene encoding co-chaperone GroES, with translation MIKPLGERVLVEPSEQQETTSFGIVLPDSSKEKPQEGTIIAVGSGALKDGVRVALEVKEGDRVLFSKYAGTEIKYEGKEYLIMKESDIHAILD, from the coding sequence ATGATTAAACCACTAGGTGAACGCGTATTGGTAGAACCAAGCGAGCAGCAGGAAACCACTTCTTTCGGGATCGTGCTTCCAGACTCTTCCAAAGAGAAGCCGCAAGAAGGTACTATTATCGCTGTAGGCAGCGGAGCTTTGAAAGACGGAGTCCGTGTAGCGCTGGAAGTGAAAGAAGGCGACCGTGTGCTTTTCTCAAAATATGCCGGAACTGAAATCAAATACGAAGGCAAAGAATATCTGATTATGAAAGAAAGCGACATCCACGCGATTCTTGACTAG
- a CDS encoding MogA/MoaB family molybdenum cofactor biosynthesis protein yields MAWKTAILTASDKGARGEREDTSAQVIRELVEEELGGEIIEYRIVPDEQDEIIAALIELTDYFQADLVLTTGGTDLAIRDVTPEATRRVIEREVPGLSEAMRNTVMQKNRAAMLFRGICGIRGRTLIVNLPGTPKGVHENLAAIMDQLPEALLMVTGQYRQ; encoded by the coding sequence ATGGCGTGGAAAACAGCAATCCTGACGGCCAGCGATAAAGGGGCCAGGGGCGAACGGGAAGACACGAGCGCCCAGGTAATTCGGGAGCTGGTGGAAGAGGAGCTGGGCGGCGAGATCATTGAATACCGGATCGTGCCTGATGAGCAGGATGAGATTATTGCTGCATTGATTGAGCTTACGGATTATTTCCAGGCGGATTTGGTGCTGACTACCGGAGGAACTGATCTGGCGATCCGCGATGTTACGCCGGAGGCGACGCGGCGGGTCATTGAACGCGAAGTGCCCGGACTCTCCGAGGCGATGCGCAATACGGTGATGCAGAAGAACCGCGCGGCTATGCTGTTCCGGGGAATCTGCGGCATCCGCGGCAGAACCCTGATTGTCAATCTGCCCGGTACCCCGAAGGGGGTACATGAGAATCTGGCAGCAATTATGGATCAGCTGCCGGAAGCTCTGTTAATGGTTACGGGGCAATACCGCCAGTAA
- a CDS encoding ABC-F family ATP-binding cassette domain-containing protein: MLLQATGITKSYGIQSVLDGINLMVNERERVGLVGVNGAGKSTFLQILAGEMSYDSGQIHKSKETTIGYLAQNSGLQSDNTIQEEMLAVFTPLLEAEAELRQLETDIADPALAEDPKRYEDLLERYARRSDWFKDHGGYEINTRIRSVLHGMGFGEFAPDTPISTLSGGQKTRLALARILLQAPDLLMLDEPTNHLDIETLTWLEDYLRGYAGGILVVSHDRYFLDRLVTTIVEIERHQSHRYTGNYSRYMELKAAEYEIRMKQYEKQQDEISRMEDFVQRNIVRASTTKRAQSRRKALDKMERLDKPLGDLKKASFSFEPDFMSGKEVLQVREVAVSFTPEAAPLFRNASFELRRGETAALIGPNGIGKSTLLQCMTGTREPSRGTVNWGTKVKIAYYDQEQTRLNPRNTVLEELWSEYPMLEEARIRTILGNFLFSGEDVLKKVAALSGGEKARVALSKLMLRGANMLILDEPTNHLDLVSREVLESALIDFEGTLLFISHDRYFLNKMAERVLELHPDGIDQYLGNYDDYIEKKLELKAIAEEEAELAAAKSSRSADSEAIAAEKGSSLSYEAEKQAKREERNRQRRISELEEKIAKLEEAISGIEHEMTKPEVYQDYMALQDHEGELKDKKRELGDLFSEWEKLAEE, translated from the coding sequence ATGCTTCTTCAAGCGACAGGAATAACGAAATCATATGGTATACAAAGCGTGCTGGACGGCATTAACCTCATGGTGAACGAGAGGGAGAGAGTCGGGCTGGTCGGCGTCAACGGAGCTGGCAAATCGACCTTTCTGCAGATTCTTGCAGGTGAGATGTCTTATGACAGCGGACAAATTCATAAGTCTAAAGAGACTACGATTGGCTACCTGGCCCAGAACAGCGGCCTGCAGTCGGATAACACCATACAGGAAGAGATGCTCGCGGTATTTACGCCGCTGCTGGAGGCGGAAGCCGAACTGCGGCAGCTTGAGACGGATATTGCCGATCCCGCACTTGCCGAAGATCCGAAGCGGTATGAGGATCTGCTGGAGCGCTATGCCAGACGCTCCGACTGGTTCAAAGATCACGGCGGCTATGAGATTAATACACGCATCCGCAGCGTGTTGCACGGGATGGGCTTCGGGGAGTTCGCACCGGATACTCCAATCTCAACGTTAAGCGGAGGCCAGAAGACGCGTCTGGCACTGGCCCGCATCCTGCTTCAAGCGCCCGACCTGCTCATGCTCGATGAGCCGACCAACCATCTGGACATCGAGACGCTCACCTGGCTGGAGGATTATCTGCGCGGCTACGCCGGAGGCATCCTGGTCGTATCCCATGACCGGTATTTCCTTGACCGCCTGGTGACGACCATCGTGGAGATCGAGCGGCACCAATCGCACAGATACACAGGCAACTACAGCCGTTATATGGAGCTGAAGGCTGCGGAATACGAGATCCGTATGAAGCAGTATGAGAAGCAGCAGGATGAAATTTCGCGGATGGAGGATTTCGTGCAGCGCAACATTGTCCGGGCCTCCACCACCAAGCGGGCACAGAGCCGCCGCAAGGCGCTCGACAAGATGGAGCGCCTTGATAAGCCGCTGGGCGACCTGAAGAAGGCCAGCTTCTCCTTCGAGCCCGACTTCATGTCCGGCAAGGAGGTGCTGCAGGTCCGGGAGGTCGCTGTGTCCTTCACTCCGGAGGCTGCACCGCTCTTCCGCAATGCCTCCTTCGAGCTGCGGCGCGGCGAGACAGCGGCGCTGATTGGACCTAACGGGATTGGGAAGTCCACACTGCTGCAGTGTATGACCGGCACCCGCGAGCCTTCCCGCGGAACCGTGAACTGGGGAACCAAGGTGAAGATCGCCTATTATGATCAGGAGCAGACCCGGCTGAATCCGCGCAATACGGTGCTGGAGGAGCTGTGGAGTGAATATCCGATGCTGGAGGAGGCCAGAATCCGTACAATTCTCGGCAACTTCCTGTTCAGCGGAGAGGATGTACTTAAGAAGGTAGCCGCGCTGAGCGGCGGCGAGAAGGCCCGGGTGGCCTTGTCCAAGCTGATGCTGCGCGGAGCCAATATGCTGATTCTCGATGAGCCTACCAACCATCTGGATCTCGTCAGCCGGGAGGTGCTCGAATCGGCCCTGATCGATTTTGAAGGCACCCTGCTGTTCATTTCCCATGACCGTTATTTCCTCAACAAGATGGCTGAACGGGTACTTGAGCTGCACCCGGACGGAATTGATCAGTATTTGGGCAATTATGACGACTATATTGAGAAAAAACTCGAGCTCAAGGCAATTGCCGAAGAGGAAGCCGAGCTGGCCGCCGCCAAGTCCTCCCGCAGTGCCGACAGCGAAGCGATAGCGGCGGAAAAAGGCAGCTCCCTCTCCTATGAAGCGGAGAAGCAGGCCAAACGCGAGGAGCGGAACCGCCAGCGCCGCATCTCTGAGCTGGAGGAGAAAATCGCGAAGCTGGAGGAAGCCATCTCAGGAATTGAACATGAAATGACCAAACCTGAGGTGTATCAGGATTATATGGCGCTTCAGGACCATGAAGGTGAGCTTAAGGACAAAAAACGCGAGCTGGGAGATTTATTTAGCGAATGGGAGAAACTGGCTGAGGAATAA
- a CDS encoding tRNA dihydrouridine synthase, with product MSNEPNFWLDLPKPFFILAPMEDVTDIVFRHVISEAAQPDVFFTEFTSTEHYCHPVGKENVGGRLMFTADEQPIVAHIWGNKPALFEQMSIDMKKLGFRGIDINMGCPAQNAAASGKGAGLIHHPEVAAEIIQAAKAGGLPVSVKTRLGYSKIDEWRDWLGHLLKQDIANLSIHLRTKKEKSKVAAHWELIPEIKKLRDEIAPNTLLTINGDIPDRATGLKIVEQYGVDGIMIGRGIFTNPFAFEKDAKEHSAKDFLNLLLLQLDLHDKYSTETLPRSFKPLLRYFKIYVRGFRDAGELRDQLMETTSTDEVRRLVKPLLDLELD from the coding sequence ATGAGTAACGAACCAAACTTTTGGCTGGATTTACCGAAACCGTTTTTTATATTAGCTCCAATGGAAGACGTCACAGATATTGTATTTCGTCACGTCATTAGTGAAGCTGCACAACCTGACGTATTCTTCACAGAATTCACAAGCACAGAACATTATTGTCATCCTGTTGGAAAAGAAAATGTAGGTGGCCGGTTAATGTTCACAGCGGATGAGCAACCGATTGTCGCTCATATTTGGGGCAATAAACCTGCACTTTTTGAACAGATGAGTATTGATATGAAAAAACTTGGTTTTCGTGGTATCGATATAAACATGGGATGCCCAGCACAAAACGCCGCAGCCAGTGGGAAAGGGGCTGGATTAATACACCATCCTGAAGTTGCAGCAGAAATTATTCAAGCAGCAAAAGCAGGTGGATTGCCGGTTAGTGTTAAAACAAGATTAGGTTACTCTAAAATTGATGAGTGGCGCGATTGGTTAGGACATCTATTGAAACAAGATATTGCGAATCTGTCCATTCACCTTCGGACCAAAAAAGAGAAGAGTAAAGTAGCTGCACACTGGGAACTTATTCCTGAAATAAAAAAATTGCGCGATGAAATTGCCCCAAATACGTTGTTAACCATTAATGGAGATATTCCGGACCGCGCAACAGGATTAAAAATAGTTGAACAATACGGCGTGGATGGTATCATGATTGGCCGCGGCATTTTCACTAATCCATTTGCTTTTGAGAAAGACGCTAAAGAACATAGCGCGAAGGATTTTCTCAATTTACTTCTTTTACAGTTGGATCTTCATGATAAATATTCAACAGAAACCTTGCCACGTTCATTTAAACCACTTCTTCGCTATTTCAAAATCTATGTTCGTGGATTTAGAGACGCAGGCGAACTAAGAGACCAATTAATGGAAACCACTTCCACAGACGAAGTACGTCGTTTAGTAAAACCTCTTTTAGATCTGGAATTAGATTGA
- the tatC gene encoding twin-arginine translocase subunit TatC, with product MSLEAEEMSLVDHLTELRRRLIYVLIVFVAGLVLGLFVAKPIYLYLISADAAQGFVLHAFSFWDGIGMYMKIAMAVSLVFSVPFIVFQLWAFISPGLRPVERSAALRYVPYVFVLFIAGIAFAYYIVFPMALSFTISITRNMGLEETYGIAEYFNFMFSLVIPLALLFELPLIVMFLTKLRVLNPLRLRKMRRYAYFALVFIAVVITPPDFISDFLVTIPLLVLYEFSVFLSAFVYRRQLAEDAKRESQYVKAD from the coding sequence ATGTCTCTGGAAGCGGAAGAAATGTCCCTCGTCGATCATCTGACGGAGCTGCGCAGGCGTCTTATCTACGTGCTGATTGTGTTCGTGGCCGGACTTGTGTTGGGCTTATTCGTCGCCAAACCAATCTATCTGTATCTGATCAGCGCCGATGCTGCGCAGGGCTTCGTCCTGCATGCGTTCTCCTTCTGGGACGGAATCGGGATGTATATGAAGATCGCAATGGCGGTCTCACTGGTCTTCTCCGTGCCGTTTATCGTCTTTCAGCTCTGGGCGTTCATCAGCCCCGGCTTGCGGCCGGTGGAGCGGAGCGCTGCCCTGCGTTATGTGCCTTATGTGTTTGTGTTGTTTATTGCCGGCATTGCTTTTGCCTATTACATAGTGTTCCCTATGGCCTTATCCTTCACCATCTCGATTACGCGGAATATGGGGCTTGAGGAGACCTACGGCATCGCCGAATACTTCAATTTCATGTTCAGTCTGGTGATACCGCTGGCCCTGCTCTTCGAGCTGCCGCTGATTGTCATGTTCCTGACCAAGCTCAGGGTGCTGAACCCGCTGCGCCTGCGCAAGATGCGCCGTTATGCCTATTTCGCGCTTGTATTCATAGCTGTGGTCATTACGCCGCCTGATTTCATCTCGGACTTTCTGGTGACAATTCCGCTGCTGGTGCTGTACGAATTCAGTGTGTTCTTGTCCGCATTCGTCTACCGCAGGCAATTGGCTGAGGACGCTAAGCGGGAGTCACAGTATGTGAAGGCAGATTAG
- the groL gene encoding chaperonin GroEL (60 kDa chaperone family; promotes refolding of misfolded polypeptides especially under stressful conditions; forms two stacked rings of heptamers to form a barrel-shaped 14mer; ends can be capped by GroES; misfolded proteins enter the barrel where they are refolded when GroES binds) gives MAKEIKFSEDARRSMLRGVDALANAVKVTLGPKGRNVVLEKKFGSPLITNDGVTIAKEIELEDAFENMGAQLVKEVATKTNDVAGDGTTTATVLAQAMIREGLKNVTAGANPMVIRKGIDKAVKAAVAELQNIAKPIEDSQAIAQVAAISAADDEVGQLIAEAMEKVGKDGVITVEESRGFLTELEVVEGMQFDRGYISPYMITDTDKMEAVLDNPYILITDKKISSTQEILPLLEKIVQQARPLVIIAEDIEGEAQAMLIVNKLRGTFNAVAVKAPGFGDRREAMLQDIAALTGGQVITEKLGLDLKSTSIEQLGNARQVRVTKENTTIVDGSGDKADINARVSQIRSQLEETTSEFDKEKLQERLAKLAGGVAVVKVGAATETELKERKLRIEDALNATRAAVEEGIVSGGGTALVNVYNAVAAVNVTGDERTGVNIVLRALEEPIRTIAANAGEEGSVIVDRLKKEAVGIGYNAATGEWVNMFEAGIVDPAKVTRSALQNAASVAAMFLTTEAVIADKPEPEKAGGMPDMGGMGGMGGMM, from the coding sequence ATGGCAAAAGAAATTAAGTTCAGTGAAGATGCTCGCCGCTCGATGCTGCGCGGGGTTGATGCTTTGGCAAATGCAGTAAAAGTTACACTGGGTCCAAAAGGCCGCAACGTGGTGCTTGAGAAGAAGTTCGGCAGCCCGCTGATCACTAACGATGGTGTAACCATCGCCAAAGAAATCGAACTCGAAGATGCCTTCGAGAACATGGGCGCACAGCTCGTTAAAGAAGTAGCTACCAAGACTAATGATGTAGCCGGTGACGGTACTACAACTGCAACGGTTCTGGCTCAGGCGATGATCCGCGAAGGTCTGAAGAACGTAACTGCAGGCGCTAACCCAATGGTTATCCGTAAGGGGATCGACAAGGCAGTGAAAGCAGCTGTTGCAGAACTGCAGAACATTGCTAAGCCGATCGAGGATTCCCAAGCTATCGCACAAGTAGCAGCTATCTCTGCCGCTGATGATGAAGTGGGCCAGCTGATCGCTGAAGCTATGGAAAAAGTCGGCAAAGACGGTGTTATCACTGTTGAAGAATCCCGCGGATTCCTGACTGAGCTTGAAGTGGTTGAAGGTATGCAGTTCGACCGCGGTTATATCTCCCCTTACATGATTACAGATACTGACAAGATGGAGGCTGTTCTGGATAACCCGTATATCCTGATCACCGACAAAAAAATCAGCAGTACGCAGGAAATTCTTCCGCTCTTGGAGAAGATCGTTCAACAGGCACGTCCGCTGGTAATCATCGCTGAAGACATCGAAGGCGAAGCTCAGGCGATGCTGATCGTGAACAAGCTGCGCGGAACATTCAATGCTGTAGCCGTTAAGGCTCCTGGCTTCGGCGACCGCCGTGAAGCTATGCTGCAGGATATCGCTGCTCTGACAGGCGGCCAAGTGATCACTGAGAAGCTTGGACTGGATCTGAAAAGCACTTCCATCGAGCAACTGGGTAACGCCCGTCAAGTGCGCGTAACCAAAGAAAACACTACTATTGTTGACGGAAGCGGCGACAAGGCAGACATCAACGCACGTGTAAGCCAAATCCGCTCCCAGCTGGAAGAAACAACTTCCGAGTTCGACAAAGAAAAACTGCAGGAGCGTCTGGCTAAACTGGCTGGCGGCGTAGCCGTTGTCAAAGTCGGTGCTGCTACTGAAACTGAACTGAAAGAGCGTAAGCTCCGCATCGAAGATGCCCTGAATGCAACCCGCGCTGCGGTTGAAGAAGGTATCGTATCCGGTGGGGGTACAGCCCTTGTGAACGTATATAACGCTGTTGCTGCTGTTAACGTAACTGGCGATGAAAGAACAGGTGTGAACATTGTTCTGCGCGCTCTGGAAGAGCCGATCCGCACAATTGCTGCGAATGCCGGTGAAGAAGGTTCCGTTATTGTGGACCGTCTGAAGAAAGAAGCTGTAGGCATTGGCTACAACGCTGCAACCGGCGAATGGGTGAACATGTTCGAAGCCGGAATCGTTGACCCTGCCAAGGTAACACGCTCCGCGCTGCAGAACGCAGCTTCCGTAGCGGCTATGTTCCTGACTACCGAAGCGGTTATCGCTGACAAGCCTGAGCCGGAAAAAGCCGGCGGTATGCCTGATATGGGCGGCATGGGCGGTATGGGCGGAATGATGTAA
- the moaC gene encoding cyclic pyranopterin monophosphate synthase MoaC: protein MELTHFNEQGRARMVDVSDKEVTKRTAAARSRVHMAPETLSAIKAGTIRKGDVLAVAQVAGIMAAKQTSGWIPMCHPLPLTGVDIRFMDNNKDELYIEATVSTTGKTGVEMEALTAVSAAALTVYDMCKALQKDMIIGPTMLVSKSGGKNGDYVLEAE from the coding sequence ATGGAATTAACTCATTTCAACGAGCAGGGCAGAGCGCGCATGGTGGATGTAAGCGACAAGGAAGTTACCAAGCGGACAGCGGCAGCCAGAAGCCGGGTACACATGGCCCCGGAGACGCTGAGCGCCATTAAGGCGGGAACGATCCGCAAGGGCGATGTGCTTGCGGTAGCCCAGGTTGCAGGAATCATGGCGGCGAAGCAGACCTCGGGCTGGATTCCCATGTGCCACCCGCTGCCGCTTACCGGAGTAGATATCCGCTTCATGGATAACAACAAAGATGAACTATATATAGAAGCAACCGTCAGCACTACCGGCAAGACCGGGGTGGAGATGGAGGCGCTCACTGCCGTATCGGCGGCGGCGCTGACCGTATATGATATGTGCAAGGCGCTGCAGAAGGACATGATTATCGGACCTACGATGCTGGTGTCCAAGAGCGGCGGGAAGAATGGGGATTACGTGCTGGAAGCAGAATAG
- the tatA gene encoding twin-arginine translocase TatA/TatE family subunit: MLGGIGTPGIILLVILALLLFGPNKLPELGRAVGRTFREFKDGAREIVNEPEPAKRSETPAPAASQAVSAELPQDRRLPE; the protein is encoded by the coding sequence ATGTTAGGTGGTATTGGCACACCTGGAATTATCTTGTTGGTTATCTTGGCGCTGCTGCTCTTTGGTCCCAATAAGCTTCCTGAGCTGGGGCGGGCAGTCGGGCGTACCTTCCGTGAATTCAAGGACGGTGCGCGGGAGATTGTGAACGAGCCGGAACCGGCCAAGCGGAGCGAGACACCTGCTCCTGCGGCCTCGCAGGCAGTGTCAGCAGAACTTCCGCAGGACCGCCGTCTGCCGGAATAA